The following coding sequences lie in one Serinus canaria isolate serCan28SL12 chromosome 12, serCan2020, whole genome shotgun sequence genomic window:
- the OGG1 gene encoding N-glycosylase/DNA lyase isoform X2, translating to MKLRDAPSACPSLWRWLPCTPAELRLDLVLSSGQSFRWWESSPGAWTGVLGGRVWTLRQDGDRLWYTVYGEDDEHEGEEEQDWCPTKAAKLNAAETDRILRDYFQLDVGLSALYHAWGAADPLFRKVANDFPGVRVLRQDPVECLFSFICTSNNHISRITAMIERLCQAFGRHLCCLDSRPFHAFPPLSALTGADAEARLRALGFGYRAKFVCGSARAIAEGLGPEGLCQLRTAPYAEARRVLCALPGVGAKAEAVPVDTHVWHIARQRYGVALGGKSLTPRAYQEIGNFFRELWGPRAGWAQAVLFCADLRKGQKPAGSQHQA from the exons ATGAAGCTGCGGGACGCCCCTTCCGCCTGCCCGTCCCTGTGGCGCTGGTTGCCGTGCACGCCGGCCGAGCTGCGCCTGGACCTGGTGCTCTCCTCGGGACAGAGCTTCCG GTGGTGGGAGAGCAGCCCGGGGGCGTGGACGGGTGTGCTAGGGGGCCGCGTCTGGACACTGCGGCAGGATGGGGATCGGCTCTGGTACACGGTGTACGGCGAGGATGATGAGCACgagggggaggaagagcaggattGGTGCCCCACCAAAGCAGCGAAGTTGAACGCCGCAGAGACGGACCGGATCCTGCGTGACTACTTCCAGCTGGACGTGGGGCTGTCGGCCCTGTACCATGCCTGGGGGGCGGCCGACCCCCTGTTCCGCAAGGTGGCCAATGACTTCCCAG GGGTGCGGGTGCTGCGGCAGGACCCCGTCGAGTGCCTCTTCTCCTTCATCTGCACCTCCAACAACCACATTTCCCGCATCACTGCCATGATCGAGCGCCTCTGCCAGGCCTTCGGCCGCCACCTCTGCTGCCTCGATTCCCGGCCCTTCCATGCCTTCCCACCCCTCTCGGCGCTCACAG GTGCTGATGCCGAGGCCCGGCTGCGGGCACTGGGCTTTGGATACCGGGCCAAGTTTGTCTGTGGGAGTGCGCGGGCCATCGCTGAGGGGCTCGGCCCcgaggggctgtgccagctccgCACCGCACCCTATGCCGAGGCCAGGAGGGTGCTGTGTGCCCTGCCTGGTGTAGGTGCCAAG GCGGAGGCAGTGCCTGTGGACACCCATGTCTGGCACATTGCACGGCAGCGCTATGGCGTGGCATTGGGTGGCAAGAGCCTCACCCCCCGGGCCTACCAGGAGATCg GCAACTTCTTCCGGGAGCTGTGGGGCCCTCGTGCAGGCTGGGCGCAGGCA GTCCTGTTCTGTGCCGACCTCCGCAAGGGCCAGAAGCCAGCCGGCAGCCAGCATCAGGCCTGA
- the OGG1 gene encoding N-glycosylase/DNA lyase isoform X3 — translation MKLRDAPSACPSLWRWLPCTPAELRLDLVLSSGQSFRWWESSPGAWTGVLGGRVWTLRQDGDRLWYTVYGEDDEHEGEEEQDWCPTKAAKLNAAETDRILRDYFQLDVGLSALYHAWGAADPLFRKVANDFPGVRVLRQDPVECLFSFICTSNNHISRITAMIERLCQAFGRHLCCLDSRPFHAFPPLSALTGADAEARLRALGFGYRAKFVCGSARAIAEGLGPEGLCQLRTAPYAEARRVLCALPGVGAKATSSGSCGALVQAGRRQSCSVPTSARARSQPAASIRPERAEAGAAMGVGFSRDTPGRTET, via the exons ATGAAGCTGCGGGACGCCCCTTCCGCCTGCCCGTCCCTGTGGCGCTGGTTGCCGTGCACGCCGGCCGAGCTGCGCCTGGACCTGGTGCTCTCCTCGGGACAGAGCTTCCG GTGGTGGGAGAGCAGCCCGGGGGCGTGGACGGGTGTGCTAGGGGGCCGCGTCTGGACACTGCGGCAGGATGGGGATCGGCTCTGGTACACGGTGTACGGCGAGGATGATGAGCACgagggggaggaagagcaggattGGTGCCCCACCAAAGCAGCGAAGTTGAACGCCGCAGAGACGGACCGGATCCTGCGTGACTACTTCCAGCTGGACGTGGGGCTGTCGGCCCTGTACCATGCCTGGGGGGCGGCCGACCCCCTGTTCCGCAAGGTGGCCAATGACTTCCCAG GGGTGCGGGTGCTGCGGCAGGACCCCGTCGAGTGCCTCTTCTCCTTCATCTGCACCTCCAACAACCACATTTCCCGCATCACTGCCATGATCGAGCGCCTCTGCCAGGCCTTCGGCCGCCACCTCTGCTGCCTCGATTCCCGGCCCTTCCATGCCTTCCCACCCCTCTCGGCGCTCACAG GTGCTGATGCCGAGGCCCGGCTGCGGGCACTGGGCTTTGGATACCGGGCCAAGTTTGTCTGTGGGAGTGCGCGGGCCATCGCTGAGGGGCTCGGCCCcgaggggctgtgccagctccgCACCGCACCCTATGCCGAGGCCAGGAGGGTGCTGTGTGCCCTGCCTGGTGTAGGTGCCAAG GCAACTTCTTCCGGGAGCTGTGGGGCCCTCGTGCAGGCTGGGCGCAGGCA GTCCTGTTCTGTGCCGACCTCCGCAAGGGCCAGAAGCCAGCCGGCAGCCAGCATCAGGCCTGAgagagctgaggctggggcagccaTGGGGGTGGGCTTCTCTAGGGACACCCCAGGAAGAACAGAGACTTGA
- the TADA3 gene encoding transcriptional adapter 3: MSELKDCPLQFHDFKSVDHVKVCPRYTAVLARSEDDGIGIEELDTLQLELETLLSSASRRLRVLEAETQILTDWQDKKGDRRFLKLSKDHDVGTSVKHGKPKKQKLEGKGGHGTGPGPGRPKSKNLQPKIQEYEFQDDPIDVPRIPKNDAPNRFWASVEPYCADLTNEEVRVLEELLKPPEDEAEHYKIPPLGKHYSQRWAQEDLLEEQKDGARAAAAADKKKGVLGPLTELDTKDVDALLKKSEAQHEQPEDGCPFGPLTQRLLQALVEENIISPVEDSPIPEITSKDSGADGAGTSPRSQNKPFSVPHTKSLEGRIKEELVAQGLLESEDRPAEDSEDEVLAELRKRQAELKALSAHNRTKKHELLRLAKEELHRQELRQRVRMADNEVMDAFRKIMAARQKKRTPTKKEKDQAWKTLKERESILKLLDG, from the exons ATGAGCGAGCTGAAGGACTGCCCGCTGCAGTTCCATGACTTCAAGTCGGTGGACCACGTGAAAGTGTGCCCCCGCTACACGGCCGTGCTGGCCCGCTCGGAGGACGATGGCATCGGCATCGAGGAGCTGGACAcgctgcagctggagctggagacgCTGCTGTCCTCTGCCAGCCGCCGCCTTCGCGTCCTGGAGGCTGAGACACAG ATCCTGACAGACTGGCAGGATAAGAAGGGCGACCGGCGTTTCCTGAAGCTGAGCAAGGACCACGATGTGGGCACCTCTGTAAAACATGGGAAGCCCAAGAAGCAGAAGCTGGAGGGCAAAGGGGGCCATGGGACTGGGCCTGGGCCCGGCCGGCCCAAGTCTAAGAACCTGCAGCCCAAGATCCAGGAATATGAGTTCCAGGATGATCCCATTGATGTACCCCGCATCCCCAAAAATGATGCTCCAAACAG GTTCTGGGCATCGGTGGAGCCGTACTGTGCCGATCTCACCAACGAGGAGGTCAGagtcctggaggagctgctcaaGCCGCCGGAGGACGAGGCTGAGCATTACAAG ATTCCACCACTGGGGAAGCATTACTCCCAGCGCTGGGCACAAGAGgacctgctggaggagcagaaggatgGAGCccgggctgcagctgctgctgacaagAAGAAAGGTGTCCTGGGGCCGCTGACTGAGCTGGACACTAAAG ATGTCGATGCCCTCCTGAAGAAGTCAGAAGCCCAGCACGAGCAGCCAGAGGATGGGTGTCCCTTTGGTCCACTGACACAGCGTCTCCTGCAGGCCCTTGTGGAG GAGAACATCATCTCCCCTGTTGAGGACTCCCCCATCCCTGAGATCACTAGCAAGGACTCGGGAGCTGACGGTGCTGGCACATCTCCCCGCAGCCAGAACAAGCCCTTCAG TGTCCCCCACACCAAGTCACTGGAGGGGCGGATCAAGGAGGAGCTGGTGGCCCAGGGCCTGCTGGAGTCAGAGGACCGTCCGGCTGAGGACTCGGAGGATGAGGTGCTGGCTGAGTTACGCaagaggcaggcagagctgaaggcGCTCAGCGCACACAACCGCACCAAGAAGCACGAGCTGCTGAG gctGGCCAAGGAGGAGCTGCACCGACAGGAGCTGCGGCAGCGTGTCCGCATGGCTGACAACGAGGTGATGGATGCATTCCGCAAGATCATGGCTGCCCGGCAGAAGAAGCGCACGCCCACCAAAAAGGAGAAGGACCAGGCCTGGAAGACCCTGAAAGAACGGGAGAGCATCCTCAAGCTGCTGGATGGGTAG
- the OGG1 gene encoding N-glycosylase/DNA lyase isoform X1 translates to MKLRDAPSACPSLWRWLPCTPAELRLDLVLSSGQSFRWWESSPGAWTGVLGGRVWTLRQDGDRLWYTVYGEDDEHEGEEEQDWCPTKAAKLNAAETDRILRDYFQLDVGLSALYHAWGAADPLFRKVANDFPGVRVLRQDPVECLFSFICTSNNHISRITAMIERLCQAFGRHLCCLDSRPFHAFPPLSALTGADAEARLRALGFGYRAKFVCGSARAIAEGLGPEGLCQLRTAPYAEARRVLCALPGVGAKVADCVCLLSLDKAEAVPVDTHVWHIARQRYGVALGGKSLTPRAYQEIGNFFRELWGPRAGWAQAVLFCADLRKGQKPAGSQHQA, encoded by the exons ATGAAGCTGCGGGACGCCCCTTCCGCCTGCCCGTCCCTGTGGCGCTGGTTGCCGTGCACGCCGGCCGAGCTGCGCCTGGACCTGGTGCTCTCCTCGGGACAGAGCTTCCG GTGGTGGGAGAGCAGCCCGGGGGCGTGGACGGGTGTGCTAGGGGGCCGCGTCTGGACACTGCGGCAGGATGGGGATCGGCTCTGGTACACGGTGTACGGCGAGGATGATGAGCACgagggggaggaagagcaggattGGTGCCCCACCAAAGCAGCGAAGTTGAACGCCGCAGAGACGGACCGGATCCTGCGTGACTACTTCCAGCTGGACGTGGGGCTGTCGGCCCTGTACCATGCCTGGGGGGCGGCCGACCCCCTGTTCCGCAAGGTGGCCAATGACTTCCCAG GGGTGCGGGTGCTGCGGCAGGACCCCGTCGAGTGCCTCTTCTCCTTCATCTGCACCTCCAACAACCACATTTCCCGCATCACTGCCATGATCGAGCGCCTCTGCCAGGCCTTCGGCCGCCACCTCTGCTGCCTCGATTCCCGGCCCTTCCATGCCTTCCCACCCCTCTCGGCGCTCACAG GTGCTGATGCCGAGGCCCGGCTGCGGGCACTGGGCTTTGGATACCGGGCCAAGTTTGTCTGTGGGAGTGCGCGGGCCATCGCTGAGGGGCTCGGCCCcgaggggctgtgccagctccgCACCGCACCCTATGCCGAGGCCAGGAGGGTGCTGTGTGCCCTGCCTGGTGTAGGTGCCAAG gtgGCTGactgtgtgtgcctgctgtccctggacAAGGCGGAGGCAGTGCCTGTGGACACCCATGTCTGGCACATTGCACGGCAGCGCTATGGCGTGGCATTGGGTGGCAAGAGCCTCACCCCCCGGGCCTACCAGGAGATCg GCAACTTCTTCCGGGAGCTGTGGGGCCCTCGTGCAGGCTGGGCGCAGGCA GTCCTGTTCTGTGCCGACCTCCGCAAGGGCCAGAAGCCAGCCGGCAGCCAGCATCAGGCCTGA
- the CAMK1 gene encoding calcium/calmodulin-dependent protein kinase type 1 — protein MPLGQDGPSWKKKIEDIQQIYDFRDVLGTGAFSEVVLAEEKATGKLVAIKCIAKKALEGKETSIENEIAVLHKIKHPNIVALDDIYESGTHLYLIMQLVSGGELFDRIVEKGFYTERDASALIRQILDAVKYLHDMGIVHRDLKPENLLYYSMDEDSKIMISDFGLSKIEGCGSVMSTACGTPGYVAPEVLAQKPYSKAVDCWSIGVIAYILLCGYPPFYDENDAKLFEQILQAEYEFDSPYWDDISESAKDFIQHLMEKDPGKRFTCEQALQHPWIAGDTALDKNIHQSVSEQIKKNFAKSKWKQAFNATAVVRHMRKLQLGTSQDVPGQTTPMSPGEPLVRGTSNGSECGHPPTSRAQRLPPD, from the exons ATGCCGCTGGGGCAGGATGGACCCAGCTGGAAGAAGAAGATCGAGGATATTCAGCAGATCTATGATTTCCGAGATGTCCTGGGCAC GGGGGCCTTCTCCGAGGTGGtcctggcagaggagaaggCGACAGGGAAGCTCGTGGCCATCAAGTGCATTGCCAAGAAGGCACTGGAGGGAAAGGAGACCAGCATTGAGAACGAGATTGCTGTCCTCCACAA AATCAAGCACCCCAATATCGTGGCCTTGGATGACATCTACGAGAGTGGCACCCACCTCTACCTCATCATGCAGCT GGTCTCGGGGGGGGAACTCTTTGACCGCATTGTGGAGAAGGGCTTCTACACCGAGCGGGACGCCAGTGCCCTGATCCGGCAGATCCTCGACGCCGTCAAATACCTGCATGACATGGGTATTGTCCACCGTGACCTGAAG CCCGAGAACCTGCTCTATTACAGCATGGATGAGGACTCCAAGATCATGATCAGTGACTTCGGGCTGTCAAAGATCGAGGGCTGTGGCAGTGTCATGTCCACAGCCTGCGGCACCCCTGGCTATGTGG cccctgaggTGCTAGCACAGAAGCCCTACAGCAAAGCAGTGGATTGCTGGTCCATTGGAGTCATCGCCTACATCCT GCTCTGTGGTTACCCCCCTTTCTATGATGAGAATGATGCCAAGCTCTTCGAGCAGATCCTGCAGGCTGAGTACGAGTTCGACTCACCCTACTGGGATGATATCTCGGAGTCAG CCAAGGACTTTATCCAGCATCTGATGGAGAAGGACCCTGGCAAGCGATTCACCTGTGAGCaagccctgcagcatccctg GattgctggggacacagccctggacaAGAACATCCACCAGTCAGTGAGTGAGCAGATCAAGAAGAATTTTGCAAAGAGCAAGTGGAAG CAAGCTTTCAATGCCACGGCGGTGGTGAGACACAtgagaaagctgcagctgggaacCAGTCAGGACGTCCCTGGGCAGACAACTCCCATGAGCCCCGGTGAACCACTGGTCAGGGGGACCAGTAATG GGTCAGAGTGTGGGCACCCACCCACAAGCAGAGCTCAGCGTCTCCCACCAGACTGA